Proteins encoded together in one Solanum lycopersicum chromosome 7, SLM_r2.1 window:
- the LOC101266238 gene encoding uncharacterized protein, with product MDKFDTIALLLSLIVITIWFSIDVECAKKAGGVARKEDIPYIRCQVCEKLAYQLYHHVHNKQAEISPNKISEYQIIEISENVCNLKKQEADWILKIDIVEQGDRLGLVEQDSEGQCNSECKTIERACQDVMDYSDTDVAEYLYKSKSDLDSLKSFLCKDLTKVCSKAPPPVPKNRVPGEPFVAKSSKEAEMEKLMRSMQGMPGAPGMQMYSREDLMKKFGDEDADDDDDDDEGSFPSKLGKVIKEKESKKNDWKQRITKGIQDRSETLKNHANRISHRMRKWWGTKKAQWKKSSKTGKGEL from the exons ATGGATAAATTTGATACGATTGCATTGTTGTTATCTTTGATAGTGATAACGATATGGTTTTCGATTGATGTTGAATGCGCAAAGAAAGCAGGAGGAGTGGCAAGAAAAGAAGACATTCCATATATAAGATGTCAGGTGTGTGAAAAGCTGGCGTATCAGCTATACCATCATGTTCACAACAAACAAGCTGAGATCTCTCCAAACAAG ATCTCAGAGTATCAGATAATAGAGATTTCAGAGAATGTATGCAATTTAAAGAAGCAGGAAGCTGATTGGATTCTTAAAATTGACATAGTTGAACAAGGTGATAGGTTGGGG CTGGTTGAACAAGACTCTGAAGGACAATGTAATTCAGAATGCAAAACAATAGAGCGTGCTTGTCAAGAT GTGATGGACTATTCTGATACAGATGTGGcagaatatttatataaaagcaAATCAGATCTTGATTCCTTAAAAAGTTTCCTTTGCAAGGATTTGACCAAAGTTTGTAGCAAGGCACCACCTCCAGTTCCTAAG AATAGAGTCCCAGGAGAACCTTTTGTTGCTAAGTCCTCAAAAGAGGCTGAAATGGAAAAGCTAATGCGATCCATGCAG GGTATGCCTGGAGCCCCAGGTATGCAAATGTATTCTAGGGAAGATTTAATGAAAAAGTTTGGTGATGAAGATgctgatgatgacgatgatgatgacgaagGAAGCTTCCCATCAAAGCTG GGAAAGgttattaaagaaaaagaaagtaagaAGAATGATTGGAAGCAACGAATCACCAAAGGAATTCAAGATAGAAGTGAGACTCTGAAGAATCACGCTAACAGAATATCCCACAGGATGAGAAAGTGGTGGGGAACGAAGAAAGCACAATGGAAGAAGAGTTCCAAAACCGGTAAGGGAGAGTTATAA